A region of Candidatus Cloacimonadota bacterium DNA encodes the following proteins:
- the rpmJ gene encoding 50S ribosomal protein L36: MKVRSSVKKMCKDCKIIVRNGIVRVLCPSNPKHKQRQG; encoded by the coding sequence ATGAAAGTTCGTTCATCTGTCAAAAAAATGTGCAAAGATTGTAAGATCATTGTGCGTAACGGCATAGTAAGGGTTCTATGTCCAAGCAATCCTAAACATAAACAGAGACAAGGATAA
- the infA gene encoding translation initiation factor IF-1, whose translation MAKTGVIEVEGVVKEALPNTFFRVQLENGHEILAHSSGKMRMHYIRILPGDKVKVELSPYDLNRGRITYRYK comes from the coding sequence ATGGCAAAAACAGGTGTCATTGAAGTCGAAGGAGTTGTAAAGGAAGCATTGCCAAATACTTTCTTTCGTGTACAGTTAGAGAATGGTCATGAGATACTGGCTCATAGTTCAGGGAAAATGAGAATGCATTATATAAGGATACTACCTGGTGATAAAGTAAAAGTTGAATTATCACCTTATGATCTTAACCGAGGTAGAATAACCTATAGGTATAAATAG